A window of the Cucurbita pepo subsp. pepo cultivar mu-cu-16 chromosome LG01, ASM280686v2, whole genome shotgun sequence genome harbors these coding sequences:
- the LOC111790107 gene encoding uncharacterized protein LOC111790107 isoform X4 — translation MIVIAMSGGVADNAPLDYARIQLIPSENRYEAFVCCGNEVDALAEGNLDALLLHLPEVQELNSKGSKASIKLQLPASSAGATWFTKSTLSRFLHVVGSPELTNIMKTMNEMAQLEDTKRFHLSLYGQGQMSKTEEKDGCNLDGSSLKHGSGPEFASSAASKNELLRAMDLRLTALNKELTAAFEKAYGATCSSKEISHLAKFSEHFGAINLKNCTYKYLELNPKSDTVELVNDDDNKHTVTSNLSNENAISINGSLKAERSKSSTPVKYGVSPAKVAQIERQDSSETEESSDSDNENGTPAERSRTMVRSALSRRSASPMRRVQIGRTGSRRAPAIMIRSLNHLQTRDGMFSQGDVAANSGDDEEGSEPSCKAADNNVGRMSVQAAISLFESKQRNDPSEVQKRRSLANITVGANKFVLRRWSTGMGEASTKCQPELVSDESDPISHDLAEEAPTSKITEEVGSDNNISSIDMTCTTAEVEVKLEDSDITASGPPETRADSPVSKPQEVVQKLSANSEWTRRKEAELDQMLKKVMESKLVAQKNSQATRKKDVNSEQRGELYDQYKAKRDEKRRAEEAKVHTNKEAKIKGIRRVADDRRSKIASTEVNVTKKRATRKPEVPSANLSKPEKLKKEISKPSTVEKIPSRTKPMAATRKSWPSSASERTTGISPASANATRQKAQPVSSLNRMSAKMERSSPVQKKNVKENNDSARDTRRVNEKKEILQAKTGKITKAKVTPTGDTSVPVKSSIRDKVAKKSSIVPVESKSFHKGSRNSLDNSSPVISKTKSSKLSKSADSSKNSKKLTRDLEVEVTVPDLASLPDKEDVSLAALCDSETVVNGQQDSEMQTVDIVDDAHLGEDLLQKNEEKSSLEIIVEGESMIPPKSTEEIEEFQEIKANNDDTPQLASLENAVPIENPRVRLSLSQMLQEENSEPDNIDWGIAENPPTMNYQRGAPKGFKRLLKFARKSKGEANLAGWSSPSVVSEGEDDSEESKSLNTKKADNLLMKATHNSGLVKASLDKNFDHEKLYSGTYGAQNFNSKFQESHDHAAVSSTKG, via the exons ATGATT GTGATTGCAATGAGTGGTGGAGTAGCTGATAATGCGCCTTTAGATTATGCCAGGATTCAGCTCATACCTTCTGAGAACAG GTATGAGGCATTTGTTTGCTGTGGCAATGAGGTAGATGCCCTGGCTGAGGGGAACTTGGATGCATTGTTGCTGCATTTACCAGAAGTTCAAGAGCTTAATTCCAAAGGATCTAAGGCTAGCATTAAACTCCAACTTCCAGCTTCTTCAGCTGGTGCAACATGGTTCACAAAATCTACCTTAAGCAG GTTCCTCCATGTAGTTGGCTCGCCCGAATTAACTAATATTATGAAAACAATGAACGAGATGGCTCAACTAGAAGATACCAAGAGATTTCATCTTTCATTATATGGCCAG GGTCAGATGTCGAAGACCGAAGAAAAAG ATGGCTGCAACCTCGACGGCTCTAGTCTGAAACACGGG TCTGGACCTGAATTTGCTTCATCAGCTGCATCGAA AAACGAATTGTTGCGAGCTATGGACTTGAGGCTTACAGCATTAAATAAGGAATTAACTGCAGCATTTGAAAAGGCTTACGGTGCAACCTGCAGTTCTAAAGAAATCAGTCATTTAGCGAAGTTTTCGGAACATTTTGGAGCTATAAATTTGAA GAATTGTACATACAAATATTTGGAACTTAATCCGAAGAGTGATACCGTCGAGCtcgttaatgatgatgataataagCACACCGTTACTTCGAATTTGAGCAACGAAAATGCTATTAGTATAAATGGCAGCCTTAAAGCTGAAAGATCAAAGTCATCTACTCCAGTGAAATATGGTGTTTCACCTGCAAAAGTTGCCCAGATTGAGCGACAGGATTCATCAGAAACTGAGGAGTCTTCTGACtctgataatgaaaatgggacACCAGCAGAAAGAAGTAGAACAATGGTACGGTCAGCGCTTTCGAGAAGGTCAGCATCACCCATGAGAAGGGTTCAGATAGGTAGAACGGGCTCCCGCCGAGCACCTGCAATAATGATTAGGAGTCTAAATCATCTGCAAACAAGAGACGGTATGTTTTCTCAAGGAGATGTAGCAGCTAATAGTGGTGATGATGAGGAAGGATCAGAACCTTCCTGTAAAGCAGCTGATAACAATGTCGGTAGAATGTCGGTTCAGGCTGCAATCAGTCTTTTTGAAAGCAAACAGAGAAATGACCCATCCGAGGTTCAGAAAAGAAGATCATTAGCAAATATAACCGTTGGtgcaaataaatttgtattgaGAAGATGGAGTACAGGCATGGGAGAGGCTTCTACGAAATGCCAGCCAGAGCTTGTTAGTGACGAATCCGATCCAATTAGTCACGATTTGGCTGAAGAGGCTCCGACGAGTAAGATAACAGAGGAAGTGGGATCTGATAATAATATATCTTCGATCGATATGACTTGTACAACTGCTGAAGTTGAAGTGAAATTAGAAGATTCAGACATAACAGCTTCTGGTCCACCAGAGACTCGAGCAGATTCTCCCGTTAGTAAACCGCAGGAAGTTGTCCAAAAACTTTCTGCAAATTCAGAATGGACCCGTAGAAAGGAAGCGGAATTGGACCAAATGCTGAAAAAAGTGATGGAAAGTAAGCTTGTGGCACAAAAGAATTCTCAAGCAACTCGAAAAAAAGATGTCAATTCTGAGCAGAGGGGTGAATTGTATGATCAATACAAAGCAAAGAGAGATGAAAAACGTAGAGCAGAGGAAGCCAAAGTACATACAAATAAAGAGGCAAAAATTAAGGGAATTCGTCGAGTTGCTGATGATAGGAGATCCAAGATAGCCTCTACTGAAGTTAATGTAACAAAAAAACGTGCTACACGTAAGCCTGAAGTTCCATCAGCAAATTTGTCAAAACCAGAAAAACTGAAGAAGGAAATCTCCAAACCATCCACAGTTGAAAAGATACCATCTAGAACAAAACCAATGGCTGCCACACGTAAGTCATGGCCATCTTCTGCATCAGAAAGAACCACTGGGATTTCTCCAGCCAGCGCGAATGCAACTCGTCAGAAAGCTCAACCGGTGTCATCCCTTAATCGAATGAGTGCTAAAATGGAAAGATCATCCCCcgtgcaaaagaaaaatgtgaagGAAAATAATGATAGTGCAAGGGACACGAGGCGTGTGAAcgaaaagaaggaaatattGCAAGCAAAGACgggaaaaataacaaaagcGAAAGTTACACCTACTGGGGATACCTCTGTTCCTGTGAAGTCGAGTATACGCGACAAGGTAGCCAAAAAAAGCAGCATAGTGCCAGTAGAATCAAAGTCCTTTCATAAGGGTTCTAGAAATAGCTTAGACAATAGTAGTCCAGTGATTAGCAAgacaaaatcttcaaaactTTCTAAGTCTGCAGATTCTTCAAAGAATAGCAAAAAATTGACTCGTGATCTAGAAGTGGAGGTTACAGTTCCTGATCTGGCCAGTCTACCCGATAAAGAGGATGTTTCGTTGGCAGCTCTTTGCGATTCTGAAACTGTTGTGAATGGTCAACAGGATAGCGAGATGCAGACTGTAGATATAGTTGATGATGCTCATCTTGGTGAGGATctacttcaaaaaaatgaagagaaatctTCTTTAGAAATTATAGTTGAAGGAGAATCAATGATCCCACCGAAGTCCACAGAGGAAATAGAAGAGTTTCAAGAGATAAAAGCCAATAATGATGACACACCTCAACTTGCATCACTGGAAAATGCTGTACCAATCGAAAATCCCCGTGTTCGTCTCTCTTTGTCCCAGATGCTACAGGAAGAAAATAGTGAACCTGATAATATTGATTGGGGAATTGCAGAAAATCCTCCCACGATGAACTACCAAAGGGGTGCTCCAAAAGGATTTAAGAGACTCCTAAAGTTTGCAAGGAAAAGCAAGGGAGAAGCAAACCTGGCTGGTTGGTCGAGCCCTTCCGTGGTTTCTGAGGGGGAGGATGATTCTGAGGAATCTAAATCTCTGAACACGAAAAAGGCAGACAATCTATTGATGAAAGCTACACATAACTCTGGTCTTGTAAAGGCTTCTCTGGACAAAAACTTTGACCATGAAAAACTATACTCAG GTACATATGGTGCACAGAATTTTAATTCCAAGTTTCAAGAAAGCCATGATCATGCTGCAGTTTCTTCAACTAAAGGTTAG